One genomic segment of Cydia splendana chromosome 5, ilCydSple1.2, whole genome shotgun sequence includes these proteins:
- the LOC134791151 gene encoding uncharacterized protein LOC134791151, whose translation MKIKPQMFLLIISSSLIITTSANTKCSSETTPVVPKYYKMEKCQRSKLGVAAKANYSTLTSCQRLGIEKKALALNFVPPEVLRKTGKKKKDNETEPLEYTCEVLKCAEVDGGLSLVNDSRYDYYSIYAKPVLHINSTCIPATGMFFLTPTKLNYTEARTACRNMSGVLADTASEQRTDALAQMLAGAGVDAALVALRRSNASNSLFIGANGDSLDCTTYRAWAPGHPRRRHDRFNCVVVTRQKTWRSTSCKDKYQALCELNPGGPYKRGSLFSSLGPPNSECL comes from the exons ATGAAGATAAAGCCTCAGATGTTCCTTTTAATAATATCATCCTCTCTAATAATAACAACAAGTGCAAACACAAAATGCTCCAGCGAAACCACTCCCGTCGTCCCCAAATAttacaaaatggaaaaatgcCAACGGTCCAAACTTGGCGTTGCTGCGAAGGCCAACTACAGCACTTTAACCAGCTGCCAGCGCCTTGGCATCGAAAAGAAGGCGTTGGCATTAAACTTTGTGCCACCGGAAGTGTTAAGAAAGACAGGGAAAAAGAAGAAGGATAATGAAACTGAACCTTTGGAGTATACGTGTGAGGTCCTGAAGTGTGCTGAGGTAGATGGAGGTTTATCTTTAGTCAATGACTCGAGATATGACTATTATAGCATTTACGCTAAACCCGTTC tGCATATAAACTCTACATGCATCCCAGCTACCGGAATGTTCTTCCTGACGCCCACAAAACTCAACTACACGGAGGCGCGCACCGCCTGCCGAAACATGAGCGGAGTCCTAGCCGATACGGCTAGCGAGCAACGAACGGATGCCCTCGCGCAGATGTTGGCCGGCGCGGGAGTCGATGCTGCGCTTGTTGCGCTGCGGAGAAGCAATGCTAGCAACAGCTTGTTTATAGGAGCCAATG GTGACTCGCTAGACTGCACGACCTACCGAGCCTGGGCGCCCGGGCACCCGCGGCGGCGACACGACAGGTTCAACTGCGTCGTAGTCACTCGCCAGAAGACCTGGAGGTCAACATCCTGCAAGGACAAGTACCAGGCGCTTTGTGAACTGAACCCTGGAGGACCTTATAAGCGAGGCTCCTTATTCTCCTCGCTGGGGCCTCCTAACAGTGAGTGTCTTTAG